The segment TGCAAGTCGTGCTGCGTCCAGAGCAAACCAAAGGGTTTGTGGTGGTCAAAAAGCGGTGGGTGGTGGAGCGAACGTTTGGTTGGTGGATGGAGAATCGGCGTTTAGTCAGAGAGTATGAACTATTACCCCAAACCTCAAAGACCTTTCTTTACCTATCAATGATCCGTATTATGGTGAGACGATTGGCATAAATGCCACCCCTTCATAGCTTTTTAAACGTCCTCTTAAGGTTTACTTTCTAAATTAGCTCTTATGGTCAGGTGTGTCTCCAGTCGTGAGTCGAATTTCTCCGTTTACATATTCATGGTGTTCCTCCGAAGTTACTTCAAATTCCAGATATTTTTCACCGGTAGGCGAAAGCTCCCCTGTGAAGGTGCCGGTTAAGCCAACATGCTCAGGGGCAGTTCCATCGGTGCTGAGGTTGTGCTGTCAGCCTGATAGGCTTCCAGGTTGAACGCATCGACTTCGATCGCATCCTGACGGGCCAGGGATGCAGCCCGCACCAGAGCCATATCCGCTGCTGTGATCAGGCCCAGTTGTAATCCCTGCTCTGACAGCATTTCTGGTTTACCGGCTGGGAGTTGTCCCGATCGAGTCGCAGCTTTCAATTTCTGGACAATGGGCTCGGCCTGATGCATCAGCTCAGAAGCCCTTTCCAATCGCCCCAGAGCCTGATCTGGGCCATGGGGCAGGTAGATGCCTGTGGTCAGCCGATCGCGGGCCGGGCCGGGTTGCTGCAACTTCTGGGCTACCTGACTGCCCAAAGTATCTGAGGGTAGGGTATCGATCGGGTTCAGTCGCCAGCCCATCCGAACGGGTCCCCGCAGCAGCATCCCTAGTCCTGGCACTGGCAAATTGGCAAACAGCCCGTCAAAAGCCTCCTGGATCTGGGCCAGGGTATATTGCAACGCCCAGTGCACTAGAGCCAAATCCTCCACCTGGCGACCTTCAGCCTCAAACCGGCGCAGGGTGGCCGTACCCAGGTACAACCAGGTGAGCACATCGGCAAAGCGTCCGGTCAGGTTTTCGCGCCGTTTTAGCGATCCGCCAAAGGAAAACAGGGCCAGGTCAGTCAGAAAAGCAAAGGTGGCTGAGGCCCAGGCCAGCTTGCGGTAGTAGGGGGCCAACGGTCCTCGAACCGGCGATCGGGCCAGCCCGCCCCTGGTCAGACTCAGCAGCCCCAGCCGCACCCCATTTCGTAGGAAGGATGTCAGGTGGGACCAGAAGGCTCGATCGAAGGCCGCCACATCCCCCTGTCCCAGGGCCTGAATCTCAGCATAGACGTAGGGATGGCAGCGAATCACCCCCTGGCCAAAGATCATCAGGGTGCGGGTGAGGATATTGGCTCCCTCCACGGTGATGGAAATTGGGGTCGCCGTGTAGATATTGGCCAGTAGATTGCGGGGACCGCGACAGATCCCGGCCCCCCCCAGAATATCCATGCCATCGTTGATCAGCTTGCGGGCCAGTTCCGTGGTGCTGTACTTGGCGATCGCCGAGACCACCGCTGGTTGTTCTCCCTGATCCACGGCACCACAGGTAAACAACCGGGCCGCATTGATCAGGTAAGTCAGCCCCCCGATTCGAGCCAGAGGCTCCTCAATCCCTTCAAAGCGTCCGATCGACAGACCAAACTGCTGTCGGACCACTGTGTAATCCCCCGTTACCCGTGCCACCAGTTTGGCCACGCCGGTACAGGTGGCTGGGAAACTGATGCCCCGCCCTGCTGCCAGGGATTGCATCAGCATCTTCCACCCCTGACCGGCCTGTTCCACCCCACCGATAATGTGATCGATCGGCAGAATCACGTCATGGCCTTCCGTCGGGGAATTGTAGAACGGCACCCCCATTGGATCATGCCGCTGGTTAATCACCACACCGGGCGTACTCGTGGGCACCAGGGCACAGGTAATTCCCAGGTCCTCCCCCTGGGCCAGCAGGTTATGGGGATCTCGAAGCCGAAACGCCAGCCCCAACAGCGTTGCGATCGCCCCCAGGGTAATGTATCGCTTCCGCCAGTTGAGGCGCAGATAAAGCCCCCCATCCTCGCCCCGGAACACCTCCCCCTGGGACACCAGACTGGCTGCATCCGACCCGGCATTGGGCTCCGTCAGGGCAAAGCAGGGGATCTCCTCTCCCCGTGCCAGTCGGGGCAGATAGTGACGTTTCTGTTCTGGTGTGCCATAGCGGAGCAGCAGTTTAGCCGGTCCCAGGGAATTGGTGACTCCAACCGTCGCCACATGGGTGAAGGAGCGGGAGGCCAGCTTTACCATCACCGCACTGTAAGCCGTATTGGAAAACCCTAATCCTCCATACTCCGCCGGAATCATCATGCCGAAGAACCGTTCCTGCTTCAGGGTGGCCCATACTTCGGGTGGTAAGTCTTGGCGCTGATAAATCTCCCAATCCGTTGCCATCTGGCAGATCCGTTCTACTGGCCCCTCCAGAAACGCCTGCACCTCTGGGGAGAGGGTGGGATAGGGTTCACTGAGTATGCGATCGAAATTCGGGTCCCCTGTGAAGAACTCTCCTTCGATCCAGACATTACCGGCTTCGATCGCCGCCCGTTCTGTCTCAGAAATGGTAGGCAGAAGTTTCAGGGATTGGATCACCTTGACGATCCAGGAGGTGACAAGTCTCTGG is part of the Leptolyngbya sp. 'hensonii' genome and harbors:
- a CDS encoding transposase, which encodes LQRVKDMGQPATRLVTIWADGGFDGEPFLRWVMDWCRWIVQVVLRPEQTKGFVVVKKRWVVERTFGWWMENRRLVREYELLPQTSKTFLYLSMIRIMVRRLA
- a CDS encoding acyl-CoA dehydrogenase produces the protein MILPIVLTILFSTVLLIFLLPGLRQRLVTSWIVKVIQSLKLLPTISETERAAIEAGNVWIEGEFFTGDPNFDRILSEPYPTLSPEVQAFLEGPVERICQMATDWEIYQRQDLPPEVWATLKQERFFGMMIPAEYGGLGFSNTAYSAVMVKLASRSFTHVATVGVTNSLGPAKLLLRYGTPEQKRHYLPRLARGEEIPCFALTEPNAGSDAASLVSQGEVFRGEDGGLYLRLNWRKRYITLGAIATLLGLAFRLRDPHNLLAQGEDLGITCALVPTSTPGVVINQRHDPMGVPFYNSPTEGHDVILPIDHIIGGVEQAGQGWKMLMQSLAAGRGISFPATCTGVAKLVARVTGDYTVVRQQFGLSIGRFEGIEEPLARIGGLTYLINAARLFTCGAVDQGEQPAVVSAIAKYSTTELARKLINDGMDILGGAGICRGPRNLLANIYTATPISITVEGANILTRTLMIFGQGVIRCHPYVYAEIQALGQGDVAAFDRAFWSHLTSFLRNGVRLGLLSLTRGGLARSPVRGPLAPYYRKLAWASATFAFLTDLALFSFGGSLKRRENLTGRFADVLTWLYLGTATLRRFEAEGRQVEDLALVHWALQYTLAQIQEAFDGLFANLPVPGLGMLLRGPVRMGWRLNPIDTLPSDTLGSQVAQKLQQPGPARDRLTTGIYLPHGPDQALGRLERASELMHQAEPIVQKLKAATRSGQLPAGKPEMLSEQGLQLGLITAADMALVRAASLARQDAIEVDAFNLEAYQADSTTSAPMELPLSMLA